The proteins below come from a single Anguilla rostrata isolate EN2019 chromosome 3, ASM1855537v3, whole genome shotgun sequence genomic window:
- the si:dkey-229b18.3 gene encoding uncharacterized protein si:dkey-229b18.3 isoform X2, whose amino-acid sequence MAGDCIYNAHYANDDTFGDKNLLGRKQELAQDLRVLDVMQGSASTSVVASSPYFEIINGVLYRKKLEMGNTNYREVLDKDRRLNAIATYHLKGKRHHTLDDTYRFVAEKYWWEGMYFHIREYVLGCQQCQAQKERFKARPEPRVSRTFASHGNSVLHKLRGQQEVGLFCDITLKTGSRSFPAHRAVLAAVSEYFQEIFTEMDSAPGLQADIDLTGFSEELFVPLLEFSYSSTLSVRAESLGEVSALARHFGMWGAVEACSALQREHNAGRGRARAAATYLRPRATSLELTNGLQERCSGGAGSHKKRKWGRSFVQAEETSQKRPLPQDHVLTASDNPSESLSPGGPFTRSRLGLNGLSPAHIHHGPAHRLKLMDFKSPSSKPKGSPAFRAQSSSPAVGALRQPARVLRSNTGPQELLPRGVGALSNPAPSSSKQRLSMAEAGLGLGLGQGLGSGVSVVKEEQVEEEVASPSVQEKYRLLSVLGLQRKSLLPDPVQPAGWQRKQRLRKLKVLSYALTAPRPSRPAPPTHFPGDSRNTSVLLAIKAEPPEPVAVEEAGLKRREGCGRSLTNRALPPQRRELRRSVRIRDAPLQGLPRLRTRKVEPASRELRRKPVRVKREPTVSVISPHALTTCSTPGCPREHSLSHRARCPLDPLLLGVGRRTASGARLVSQTVRDCTSQARVDGCAPWWQEAIKDEPLDPVPVTTPVAGTTELGKRRSKPPMKLLDPGFLFEFCRPPRLKREAESVAICLTRSVNQLQPRGGASGPRRKERGMAYVGTSHRPNLASSGTAKDRGNLPKKRCKRLPRLESTRRARWKARVPVTSHTCVQCRAKYRNCDSLIMHQIRHIEGKHWPCPLCSKTFFRQRNVQSHIRTHDQKLYKCRVCISAA is encoded by the exons ATGGCCGGCGACTGCATCTACAACGCACACTATGCTAACGATGACACTTTCGGTGACAAAAATTTGTTGGGCAGAAAGCAGGAACTTGCCCAGGATCTCCGCGTCCTCGATGTCATGCAGGGTAGCGCGTCCACGTCAGTGGTGGCTTCTTCGCCGTATTTCGAGATAATCAACGGTGTGTTGTATCGCAAAAAGTTGGAGATGGGTAACACCAATTATAGAGAGGTGTTGGACAAGGACAGACGACTGAACGCGATCGCCACGTATCATCTGAAGGGGAAGAGGCACCACACCTTGGATGACACCTACAGATTTGTTGCAGAAAAGTACTGGTGGGAAG GAATGTACTTCCACATCCGAGAATATGTTCTGGGATGCCAGCAATGCCAAGCGCAGAAGGAGAGGTTCAAG GCCCGGCCCGAGCCCCGTGTCTCTAGGACGTTTGCGTCCCATGGCAACAGTGTGCTCCATAAGCTGAGGGGCCAGCAGGAGGTGGGGctcttctgtgacatcactctgaaGACTGGCAGCCGCTCCTTCCCTGCCCACCGTGCAGTGCTGGCAGCCGTCAGCGAGTACTTCCAGGAAATCTTCACCGAGATGGACTCTGCCCCTGGCCTACAGGCTGACATTGACCTGACTG GTTTCAGTGAGGAGCTCTTCGTGCCGCTGTTGGAGTTCTCCTACAGCTCCACGCTGTCGGTGCGGGCGGAGTCGCTGGGGGAGGTCTCCGCCCTGGCTCGGCACTTCGGTATGTGGGGTGCCGTGGAGGCCTGCAGCGCCCTCCAGAGAGAGCACAACGCTGGGCGTGGCAGAGCCAGAGCTGCTGCCACCTACCTGCGTCCACGTGCCACCTCCTTGGAGCTCACCAATGGGCTGCAGGAACGCTGCTCTGGGGGAGCTGGTTCACACAAGAAGAGGAAATGGGGGAGGAGTTTTGTGCAGGCAGAGGAGACTTCTCAGAAACGCCCCCTACCCCAAGACCATGTCCTGACTGCAAGTGATAATCCCTCTGAGAGTTTGAGCCCAGGGGGGCCATTCACCCGCTCTCGACTGGGGTTGAACGGATTGAGCCCTGCCCACATCCATCATGGCCCCGCCCATCGGCTCAAGCTGATGGACTTTAAATCCCCGTCCAGCAAGCCCAAAGGGTCTCCCGCCTTCCGGGCTCAGTCCTCCTCGCCTGCAGTGGGAGCTCTCAGGCAGCCCGCTCGTGTCCTGCGCTCCAACACCGGCCCCCAGGAACTGCTTCCCCGAGGGGTGGGCGCTTTAAGTAACCCTGCCCCTTCCTCCAGTAAACAGAGGCTGAGCATGGCAGAggctgggctggggctggggctggggcagggTCTGGGATCAGGAGTGAGCGTGGTGAaggaggagcaggtggaggaggaggtggcgAGCCCCAGCGTACAGGAGAAGTACAGGTTGCTGAGCGTACTGGGTCTGCAGAGGAAGTCCCTGCTACCGGACCCGGTGCAGCCTGCGGGCTGGCAGCGGAAACAACGCCTGCGCAAGCTAAAGGTCCTCAGCTATGCTCTGACCGCTCCCCGTCCTTCACGCCCCGCCCCACCAACCCATTTCCCTGGCGACAGCAGGAATACCTCCGTCCTCCTGGCAATAAAGGCGGAGCCCCCGGAGCCTGTTGCGGTGGAGGAGGCAGGGCTCAAGAGAAGAGAGGGGTGTGGCAGGAGCCTGACCAATCGGGCGCTGCCCCCCCAGCGCAGGGAACTGAGGCGCTCAGTCAGGATCAGGGATGCCCCTCTGCAGGGCTTGCCCCGCCTTCGCACCAGGAAGGTAGAGCCCGCGTCCCGTGAACTGCGCAGGAAACCTGTCCGAGTGAAGAGGGAGCCAACTGTTTCCGTCATTTCACCTCACGCCCTCACCACATGTAGTACACCGGGCTGCCCCCGGGAGCACTCCCTCTCCCACAGAGCCAGATGCCCGCTGGACCCATTGTTGCTTGGAGTTGGCAGGAGAACTGCCAGCGGTGCCCGGTTAGTCAGTCAGACAGTGCGTGACTGCACTAGCCAGGCAAGGGTGGATGgctgcgccccctggtggcaagAGGCCATAAAGGACGAGCCACTGGACCCAGTCCCTGTGACCACCCCTGTCGCCGGGACGACAGAGCTGGGCAAGCGTCGGAGCAAGCCCCCCATGAAGTTGCTGGACCCCGGCTTCCTGTTTGAGTTCTGCCGGCCCCCGAGATTgaagagggaggcagagagcgTGGCCATTTGCCTGACCCGTTCCGTCAATCAGCTGCAGcccaggggcggggcctctggaCCTCGGCGAAAGGAAAGAGGCATGGCCTATGTGGGCACCTCACACAGACCAAATCTTGCCAGTTCAGGGACGGCGAAGGACAGAGGGAATCTACCAAAG AAACGGTGCAAGCGGCTCCCGCGGCTGGAGTCTACTCGCAGGGCACGCTGGAAGGCCCGTGTTccggtgacatcacacacctgtgtccAGTGCAGGGCCAAGTACCGGAACTGCGACTCCCTAATAATGCACCAAATCCGCCACATTGAGGGAAAGCACTGGCCCTGCCCA
- the si:dkey-229b18.3 gene encoding uncharacterized protein si:dkey-229b18.3 isoform X1, whose translation MAGDCIYNAHYANDDTFGDKNLLGRKQELAQDLRVLDVMQGSASTSVVASSPYFEIINGVLYRKKLEMGNTNYREVLDKDRRLNAIATYHLKGKRHHTLDDTYRFVAEKYWWEGMYFHIREYVLGCQQCQAQKERFKQARPEPRVSRTFASHGNSVLHKLRGQQEVGLFCDITLKTGSRSFPAHRAVLAAVSEYFQEIFTEMDSAPGLQADIDLTGFSEELFVPLLEFSYSSTLSVRAESLGEVSALARHFGMWGAVEACSALQREHNAGRGRARAAATYLRPRATSLELTNGLQERCSGGAGSHKKRKWGRSFVQAEETSQKRPLPQDHVLTASDNPSESLSPGGPFTRSRLGLNGLSPAHIHHGPAHRLKLMDFKSPSSKPKGSPAFRAQSSSPAVGALRQPARVLRSNTGPQELLPRGVGALSNPAPSSSKQRLSMAEAGLGLGLGQGLGSGVSVVKEEQVEEEVASPSVQEKYRLLSVLGLQRKSLLPDPVQPAGWQRKQRLRKLKVLSYALTAPRPSRPAPPTHFPGDSRNTSVLLAIKAEPPEPVAVEEAGLKRREGCGRSLTNRALPPQRRELRRSVRIRDAPLQGLPRLRTRKVEPASRELRRKPVRVKREPTVSVISPHALTTCSTPGCPREHSLSHRARCPLDPLLLGVGRRTASGARLVSQTVRDCTSQARVDGCAPWWQEAIKDEPLDPVPVTTPVAGTTELGKRRSKPPMKLLDPGFLFEFCRPPRLKREAESVAICLTRSVNQLQPRGGASGPRRKERGMAYVGTSHRPNLASSGTAKDRGNLPKKRCKRLPRLESTRRARWKARVPVTSHTCVQCRAKYRNCDSLIMHQIRHIEGKHWPCPLCSKTFFRQRNVQSHIRTHDQKLYKCRVCISAA comes from the exons ATGGCCGGCGACTGCATCTACAACGCACACTATGCTAACGATGACACTTTCGGTGACAAAAATTTGTTGGGCAGAAAGCAGGAACTTGCCCAGGATCTCCGCGTCCTCGATGTCATGCAGGGTAGCGCGTCCACGTCAGTGGTGGCTTCTTCGCCGTATTTCGAGATAATCAACGGTGTGTTGTATCGCAAAAAGTTGGAGATGGGTAACACCAATTATAGAGAGGTGTTGGACAAGGACAGACGACTGAACGCGATCGCCACGTATCATCTGAAGGGGAAGAGGCACCACACCTTGGATGACACCTACAGATTTGTTGCAGAAAAGTACTGGTGGGAAG GAATGTACTTCCACATCCGAGAATATGTTCTGGGATGCCAGCAATGCCAAGCGCAGAAGGAGAGGTTCAAG CAGGCCCGGCCCGAGCCCCGTGTCTCTAGGACGTTTGCGTCCCATGGCAACAGTGTGCTCCATAAGCTGAGGGGCCAGCAGGAGGTGGGGctcttctgtgacatcactctgaaGACTGGCAGCCGCTCCTTCCCTGCCCACCGTGCAGTGCTGGCAGCCGTCAGCGAGTACTTCCAGGAAATCTTCACCGAGATGGACTCTGCCCCTGGCCTACAGGCTGACATTGACCTGACTG GTTTCAGTGAGGAGCTCTTCGTGCCGCTGTTGGAGTTCTCCTACAGCTCCACGCTGTCGGTGCGGGCGGAGTCGCTGGGGGAGGTCTCCGCCCTGGCTCGGCACTTCGGTATGTGGGGTGCCGTGGAGGCCTGCAGCGCCCTCCAGAGAGAGCACAACGCTGGGCGTGGCAGAGCCAGAGCTGCTGCCACCTACCTGCGTCCACGTGCCACCTCCTTGGAGCTCACCAATGGGCTGCAGGAACGCTGCTCTGGGGGAGCTGGTTCACACAAGAAGAGGAAATGGGGGAGGAGTTTTGTGCAGGCAGAGGAGACTTCTCAGAAACGCCCCCTACCCCAAGACCATGTCCTGACTGCAAGTGATAATCCCTCTGAGAGTTTGAGCCCAGGGGGGCCATTCACCCGCTCTCGACTGGGGTTGAACGGATTGAGCCCTGCCCACATCCATCATGGCCCCGCCCATCGGCTCAAGCTGATGGACTTTAAATCCCCGTCCAGCAAGCCCAAAGGGTCTCCCGCCTTCCGGGCTCAGTCCTCCTCGCCTGCAGTGGGAGCTCTCAGGCAGCCCGCTCGTGTCCTGCGCTCCAACACCGGCCCCCAGGAACTGCTTCCCCGAGGGGTGGGCGCTTTAAGTAACCCTGCCCCTTCCTCCAGTAAACAGAGGCTGAGCATGGCAGAggctgggctggggctggggctggggcagggTCTGGGATCAGGAGTGAGCGTGGTGAaggaggagcaggtggaggaggaggtggcgAGCCCCAGCGTACAGGAGAAGTACAGGTTGCTGAGCGTACTGGGTCTGCAGAGGAAGTCCCTGCTACCGGACCCGGTGCAGCCTGCGGGCTGGCAGCGGAAACAACGCCTGCGCAAGCTAAAGGTCCTCAGCTATGCTCTGACCGCTCCCCGTCCTTCACGCCCCGCCCCACCAACCCATTTCCCTGGCGACAGCAGGAATACCTCCGTCCTCCTGGCAATAAAGGCGGAGCCCCCGGAGCCTGTTGCGGTGGAGGAGGCAGGGCTCAAGAGAAGAGAGGGGTGTGGCAGGAGCCTGACCAATCGGGCGCTGCCCCCCCAGCGCAGGGAACTGAGGCGCTCAGTCAGGATCAGGGATGCCCCTCTGCAGGGCTTGCCCCGCCTTCGCACCAGGAAGGTAGAGCCCGCGTCCCGTGAACTGCGCAGGAAACCTGTCCGAGTGAAGAGGGAGCCAACTGTTTCCGTCATTTCACCTCACGCCCTCACCACATGTAGTACACCGGGCTGCCCCCGGGAGCACTCCCTCTCCCACAGAGCCAGATGCCCGCTGGACCCATTGTTGCTTGGAGTTGGCAGGAGAACTGCCAGCGGTGCCCGGTTAGTCAGTCAGACAGTGCGTGACTGCACTAGCCAGGCAAGGGTGGATGgctgcgccccctggtggcaagAGGCCATAAAGGACGAGCCACTGGACCCAGTCCCTGTGACCACCCCTGTCGCCGGGACGACAGAGCTGGGCAAGCGTCGGAGCAAGCCCCCCATGAAGTTGCTGGACCCCGGCTTCCTGTTTGAGTTCTGCCGGCCCCCGAGATTgaagagggaggcagagagcgTGGCCATTTGCCTGACCCGTTCCGTCAATCAGCTGCAGcccaggggcggggcctctggaCCTCGGCGAAAGGAAAGAGGCATGGCCTATGTGGGCACCTCACACAGACCAAATCTTGCCAGTTCAGGGACGGCGAAGGACAGAGGGAATCTACCAAAG AAACGGTGCAAGCGGCTCCCGCGGCTGGAGTCTACTCGCAGGGCACGCTGGAAGGCCCGTGTTccggtgacatcacacacctgtgtccAGTGCAGGGCCAAGTACCGGAACTGCGACTCCCTAATAATGCACCAAATCCGCCACATTGAGGGAAAGCACTGGCCCTGCCCA